From Podospora bellae-mahoneyi strain CBS 112042 chromosome 3, whole genome shotgun sequence, the proteins below share one genomic window:
- the NIC96_1 gene encoding nuclear pore complex subunit (COG:D; EggNog:ENOG503NU66), producing MTLRSAPDHYIGIDVGTGSARACIIDTTGDIKALASENIKLWQPASYGGTHYEQSTTDIWNAICLCVRSVLATSSIPPTSIRGIGFDATCSLAVFTHDTDAPVPVTGPDFTNDGNDRNVILWLDHRPLAEAEAINATGHPLLKYVGGKMSVEMEIPKVLWLKNNMPEELWERCKFYDLADALTHIATGEETRSFCSAVCKQGFVPVGVDGSVKGWQQDFLENIGLGDLVENDFRKMGGVNGVSGNFLSAGELVGGLCEKAAKELGLPAGIAIGSGVIDAYAGWIGTVGAKVKLSRDHLDESAAPNDVSQAFTRLASVAGTSTCHLAMSREPVFVPGVWGPYRDVLIPDFWMAEGGQSATGELIKHMLETHAAYDETVKEAEAAGKNIYDYLNDHLRHLKEETKAPSISYLGRHFFFYGDLWGNRSPIADPNMRGAIIGMSSDKSKDGMVLLYYSTMEFIALQTRQIIEAMNKAGHSILSIFMSGSQCQNEILMDLIATACDMPVLIPRYVNAAVVHGAAMLGAKAASADKDGKTEPLWDIMDRMSKPGKVVWSSGDPAEKKLLDTKYEVFLDQCRTQQEYRKKIDEALKGSTLEGVN from the exons ATGACTCTCAGGTCTGCCCCA GACCACTACATCGGCATAGACGTCGGCACCGGCTCCGCCAGAGCCTGCATCATCGACACCACCGGCGACATCAAAGCCCTCGCGTCAGAAAACATCAAGCTCTGGCAGCCGGCCTCCTACGGCGGCACCCACTACGAGCAGTCCACAACCGACATCTGGAACGCAATCTGCCTCTGCGTCCGCTCCGTCCTCGCCACCTCgtccatcccccccacctccatccGCGGCATCGGCTTCGACGCGACATGCTCCCTCGCCGTCTTCACCCACGACACCGACGCCCCCGTCCCCGTCACCGGCCCTGACTTCACCAACGATGGCAACGACAGGAATGTGATCCTCTGGCTTGACCACCGCCCTTtggccgaggcggaggcCATCAACGCTACTGGCCATCCGCTCTTGAAATATGTCGGGGGGAAGATgtcggtggagatggagatccCAAAGGTGTTGTGGCTGAAGAATAACATGCCCGAGGAGCTATGGGAGAGGTGCAAGTTTTATGACTTGGCGGATGCGCTGACACATATTGCTACGGGGGAGGAGACTAGGAGCTTCTGTAGCGCCGTGTGCAAGCAGGGGTTTGTGCcggtgggggtggatgggagtgTGAAGGGTTGGCAGCAGGACTTTTTGGAAAATATTGGGCTGGGCGATTTGGTGGAGAATGATTTTAGGAAGATGGGAGGGGTGAATGGGGTA AGCGGTAACTTCCTCAGCGCAGGGGagttggttggggggttgtgtgaGAAGGCGGCGAAGGAACTGGGACTGCCGGCGGGGATTGCGATTGGGAGCGGTGTTATTGATGCGTATGCTGGGTGGATTGGGACGGTGGGTGCTAAGGTGAAGCTGTCCCGGGACCATCTGGATGAGTCGGCTGCTCCGAATGATGTCTCGCAGGCTTTTACACGACTGGCGTCCGTGGCGGGGACTTCGACTTGTCATTTGGCTATGTCGAGGGAGCCGGTTTTCGTGCCGGGAGTTTGGGGACCGTACAGAGATGTGTTGATTCCTGACTTTTGGATGGCAGAAGGTGGGCAGTCGGCTACCGGGGAGCTGATTAAGCACATGCTGGAAACGCATGCGGCTTATGACGAGacggtgaaggaggcggaggcggctgGGAAGAATATCTATGATTATTTGAATGACCATCTTCGGCATTTAAAGGAGGAGACAAAGGCGCCTTCGATTTCGTATTTGGGACGACACTTCTTTTTCTACGGAGATCTTTGGGGAAACCGGTCGCCTATTGCAGACCCTAACATGAGGGGGGCAATCATTGGAATGAGCAGTGACAAGAGCAAAGACGGGATGGTGCTGCTTTACTACTCGACCATGGAGTTCATCGCCTTGCAGACACGGCAGATTATCGAGGCCATGAACAAGGCGGGCCACAGCATTCTCAGCATTTTCATGTCGGGGAGTCAGTGTCAAAATGAGATTCTGATGGATCTCATCGCTACGGCTTGCGACATGCCGGTGTTGATTCCCCGATATGTCAATGCTGCTGTGGTCCATGGCGCGGCGATGCTGGGTGCCAAGGCTGCCAGCGCGGACAAGGACGGAAAGACAGAGCCTTTGTGGGATATTATGGACCGGATGAGCAAGCCTGGAAAGGTGGTTTGGTCAAGCGGTGACccggcggagaagaagcttcTGGATACAAAGTATGAGGTGTTCCTGGATCAGTGCCGGACACAGCAGGAATACAGAAAGAAGATTGATGAAGCTTTGAAGGGGTCGACGTTGGAGGGGGTCAATTAG